The following coding sequences lie in one Ostrinia nubilalis chromosome 2, ilOstNubi1.1, whole genome shotgun sequence genomic window:
- the LOC135085157 gene encoding THAP domain-containing protein 3-like — translation MESRNNKKCVICNKRRSRGGSPLLLSRFPLDSDRCRMWVKNAGIEDLAYVPIEKLHQLKFVCGGHFTPESFNAKGTRLKNSAIPTLELSNPILPDEVLTEFPLHVKDSNKENLKTVLYDHSYCIPKKSNPVERVPLTTTKQLNSTCLGAVDIPDSGISAKTTFEPLPSTSNAPEHMTYKPITHDDKNICHQDAQAEILVHSYKRPKKNIEMKDTSSTFTIKEKRLWRQLQNAKKNNKEYSEVKSEFRQVRFGSADIVSKGCSAE, via the exons atggagagtagaaacaacaagaagtgcgttatttgtaataagaggcgaagtcgtggtggatcacccttacttttgagtaggtttcctctggattctgaccg ttgtcgaatgtgggttaaaaatgctggcatagaagacttagcatatgtacctattgaaaagttacaccaactgaagtttgtttgtggtgggcacttcactcctgaatccttcaatgccaaaggaactcggctgaagaactcagctattccaacactggaattgagcaatcccatcttgccagatgaagttttgacagagtttcctcttcatgtaaaagactccaataaagaaaacctcaagacag ttctttatgatcattcatattgcattccaaagaagtcaaatccagttgaacgag ttccccttacaacaaccaaacaactaaattcaacatgtttgggagctgtggatataccagattctggtatttctgcgaaaacaacttttgaacctcttccttctacttccaatgcaccagaacatatgacctataaacccattactcatg atgataaaaacatttgccatcaagatgcacaggcagaaatattagtccacagttataaaagacctaagaaaaacattgaaatgaaag acacttcatcaacatttacaattaaagagaagaggctttggcgacagttacaaaatgcaaaaaaaaacaataaggaatatagcgaagtcaagagtgaatttagacaagttagattcggaagtgctgacatcgttagtaaaggatgtagtgcagaataa